In Hydra vulgaris chromosome 06, alternate assembly HydraT2T_AEP, a genomic segment contains:
- the LOC100208421 gene encoding centrosomal AT-AC splicing factor isoform X1, whose protein sequence is MTSYSYCNVCRINHTLGKKHNFTKKHKLALKILIEKFGKKISECYIYFQNPVIFEAKSEDESSMTVWCHFCKTNCIKHVTDKFKTILYGGIFEHLSSEKHWKSTDEFWITNSVDQKEKSTFLISMADMLLYKKKLVPLVEQFEIKEIARTLDIANSIKVKEKNNLAICSSFKISSDNVVYKTEKNKFGILQNPLGIHQGVRVWRGGIVKYKMNSDQIIQTKYTQKNQVEIKFNTVAKNVHTGAVPPWLCNDECDQSSQMGPSTKEFEDYIIKTKKRKLNPNRVGAKFDHKTDEIQKDWLPSFGRVWTSGPRWKSRNEFKDKDE, encoded by the coding sequence ATGACTTCATATTCTTATTGTAATGTTTGTCGCATTAACCATACACTTGggaaaaaacacaattttacaAAGAAACATAAACTAGCACTGAAGATATTGATAGAAaagtttggtaaaaaaatttctgaatgctatatatattttcaaaacccAGTCATTTTTGAAGCGAAAAGTGAAGATGAAAGTTCAATGACAGTGTGGTgtcatttttgtaaaacaaactGCATCAAACATGTTacagataaatttaaaacaattttgtatgGTGGCATTTTTGAGCACCTATCATCTGAGAAACATTGGAAATCCACAGACGAATTTTGGATTACTAATAGTGTTGATCAAAAGGAAAAATCAACTTTCCTTATATCAATGGCAGACATGctgttatacaaaaaaaaacttgttccaTTAGTTGagcaatttgaaataaaagaaatagcaCGCACACTGGATATTGCAAATTctataaaagttaaagaaaaaaataatttagccaTTTGTAGTAGTTTCAAAATATCATCTgataatgttgtttataaaactgaaaaaaacaagTTTGGCATCCTTCAAAATCCTCTTGGCATACATCAAGGAGTAAGAGTATGGAGAGGTGGAATTGTTAAGTATAAAATGAATTCAGATCaaattattcaaacaaaatatacacaaaaaaatcaagttgaaataaaattcaatactGTTGCAAAAAATGTTCATACAGGAGCAGTACCACCTTGGTTGTGTAATGATGAATGTGATCAAAGCAGTCAAATGGGTCCTTCAACTAAAGAATTTGAAgactatataataaaaacaaaaaaaaggaagtTAAATCCAAATAGAGTTGGAGCAAAATTTGACCACAAAACTGATGAAATTCAAAAAGATTGGCTTCCATCATTTGGTCGTGTTTGGACTAGTGGTCCACGTTGGAAATCTCGAAATGAATTCAAAGATAAGGATGAATGA
- the LOC100208421 gene encoding centrosomal AT-AC splicing factor isoform X2, with product MGNRSFTKHLIMTSYSYCNVCRINHTLGKKHNFTKKHKLALKILIEKFGKKISECYIYFQNPVIFEAKSEDESSMTVWCHFCKTNCIKHVTDKFKTILYGGIFEHLSSEKHWKSTDEFWITNSVDQKEKSTFLISMADMLLYKKKLVPLVEQFEIKEIARTLDIANSIKVKEKNNLAICSSFKISSDNVVYKTEKNKFGILQNPLGIHQGVRVWRGGIVKYKMNSDQIIQTKYTQKNQVEIKFNTVAKNVHTGAVPPWLCNDECDQSSQMGPSTKEFEDYIIKTKKRKLNPNRVGAKFDHKTDEIQKDWLPSFGRVWTSGPRWKSRNEFKDKDE from the exons ATGGGCAATAGATCATTCACAAAACATTTAAT AATGACTTCATATTCTTATTGTAATGTTTGTCGCATTAACCATACACTTGggaaaaaacacaattttacaAAGAAACATAAACTAGCACTGAAGATATTGATAGAAaagtttggtaaaaaaatttctgaatgctatatatattttcaaaacccAGTCATTTTTGAAGCGAAAAGTGAAGATGAAAGTTCAATGACAGTGTGGTgtcatttttgtaaaacaaactGCATCAAACATGTTacagataaatttaaaacaattttgtatgGTGGCATTTTTGAGCACCTATCATCTGAGAAACATTGGAAATCCACAGACGAATTTTGGATTACTAATAGTGTTGATCAAAAGGAAAAATCAACTTTCCTTATATCAATGGCAGACATGctgttatacaaaaaaaaacttgttccaTTAGTTGagcaatttgaaataaaagaaatagcaCGCACACTGGATATTGCAAATTctataaaagttaaagaaaaaaataatttagccaTTTGTAGTAGTTTCAAAATATCATCTgataatgttgtttataaaactgaaaaaaacaagTTTGGCATCCTTCAAAATCCTCTTGGCATACATCAAGGAGTAAGAGTATGGAGAGGTGGAATTGTTAAGTATAAAATGAATTCAGATCaaattattcaaacaaaatatacacaaaaaaatcaagttgaaataaaattcaatactGTTGCAAAAAATGTTCATACAGGAGCAGTACCACCTTGGTTGTGTAATGATGAATGTGATCAAAGCAGTCAAATGGGTCCTTCAACTAAAGAATTTGAAgactatataataaaaacaaaaaaaaggaagtTAAATCCAAATAGAGTTGGAGCAAAATTTGACCACAAAACTGATGAAATTCAAAAAGATTGGCTTCCATCATTTGGTCGTGTTTGGACTAGTGGTCCACGTTGGAAATCTCGAAATGAATTCAAAGATAAGGATGAATGA